The following DNA comes from Mycobacterium sp. MS1601.
AATGCGCTCTTCCTCGGGTTCATGTTCGCCTTCGCGATCAAGGCCCCGCTGTGGCCGTTCCACCGGTGGCTCCCGGACGCGACCGTGGAGTCCACCCCGGCCACCGCGGTGCTGATGATGGCCATCGTCGACAAGGTGGGCACCTTCGGCATGCTGCGCTACTGCCTGCAGCTGTTCCCCGAGCCGTCGACGGTGTTCCGTCCGTTTGTCATCACGCTGGCGGTCATCGGCATCATCTACGGCGCGATCGTCGCGATCGGTCAGACCGACGTCATGCGGCTCATCGCCTACACGTCCATCAGTCACTTCGGCTTCATCATCCTCGGCATCTTCGTGATGACCAGTCAGGGGCAGTCCGGGTCCACCCTGTACATGGTCAATCACGGCATCTCCACCGCTGCCCTGTTCCTGATCGCCGGGTTCCTGGTCTCGCGCCGCGGCAGCAGGCTCATCGCCTCCTACGGGGGCGTGCAGAAGGTGGCGCCGGTGCTGGCGGGCACCTTTCTGGTCGCCGGTCTGGCCACTCTGTCACTGCCCGGGCTGGCCCCGTTCATCAGCGAATTCCTGGTCCTCATCGGCACTTTCACCCGCTACCCGGTGCTCGCAGTGCTGGCCTCGGCTGCCTTGGTGCTTTCCGCGGTCTACATCCTGTGGCTCTACCAGCGCATGATGACCGGGCCCGTCACGGTGGACAGCAAGGGGGTGGGTGATCTGGTGCCACGCGAGATCGCCGTGGTCGCGCCGTTGATCGCCCTGCTGCTGGTGCTGGGCGTGTATCCCAAACCGGCGCTGGACATCATCAACCCCGCGGTGCAACACACCCTCACCACCATCGACCAACAGGATCCCGCGATCGCGGAAGGAACGGTGCCGTGAACGCGCCCAGCGTCGAATACTCCTTGATCCTGCCGATGCTCAT
Coding sequences within:
- a CDS encoding NADH-quinone oxidoreductase subunit M, with the translated sequence MVMNIPWLTVLWAVPMVGAALIILLPAAARQLAKYLGVAVAVAVLAVALVLAIGFDPAGAQYQFVEDHPWIPSFGTGYILGVDGIALALVVLTAVLVPLLLLAGWNDTPDQTALSGRSAHSYVALTLAVEGMVLISLVALDVLLFYVFFEAMLIPMYFLIGGFGGAGRGKAAVKFLLYNLFGGLVMLAAVVGLYVVTANSPAFDGGTFDFRAIAAAVSSGELAVDPAILNALFLGFMFAFAIKAPLWPFHRWLPDATVESTPATAVLMMAIVDKVGTFGMLRYCLQLFPEPSTVFRPFVITLAVIGIIYGAIVAIGQTDVMRLIAYTSISHFGFIILGIFVMTSQGQSGSTLYMVNHGISTAALFLIAGFLVSRRGSRLIASYGGVQKVAPVLAGTFLVAGLATLSLPGLAPFISEFLVLIGTFTRYPVLAVLASAALVLSAVYILWLYQRMMTGPVTVDSKGVGDLVPREIAVVAPLIALLLVLGVYPKPALDIINPAVQHTLTTIDQQDPAIAEGTVP